The region AGATCTGCTCTCAGATTCATTGACTTGTCGATGCTCATTTCCTGCTTTTGAGCCGCTAACCGACCCTCATAGTCGTCATAAAACGTGGGCGGTATAGGAAACGTGACGTTGTCGTAAGCGCCTAAATCCTCCACAGCGGGCATCCACTCACGGTGGGTCGCTTTGTGACCAACCACCAGAAAGAAAGGTTTCGCCGTATCGCGGTGAGCGAGCCAGTCGGTGGAGAGGCTCGTTACGACATCGGTCACGTAACCCATGTGCCGGGTCGTTTTGTTATTGGAGTCGACAAAATCCGAATTGTAATAATTGCCATGCCCCGGCAGAATATTCAGGTAATCGAATCCGTGGGGCAGGCTCCCCAGGTGCATTTTGCCGATCCAGGCCGTTTGGTAGCCGTTCTTTTGCAACTCCTCAGTGAAAACCGGCTGGCTGATATCGAATACCTTTTCGTTGAATTTGTATCCGTTCCGGTGCGAGAACTGGCCAGTCAGCAAGGTAGCGCGACTGGGGCCGCAGATCGAGTTGGCCACAACATTGTTATAAAGAATGGCTCCTTCCCGGGCAATTCGGTCGATGTTGGGCGTTTTAGCCAGTTTGCTGCCATACGCACTGATGGCCTGTGATGTGTGATCGTCAGAAATGATGAAAATCACATTAGGTCGCTGTTGAGCCGCACGGTTGGGTTGAGGCTCCTCCAGCGGAACAGGGGTGTAGCCGGGTATAGCCAGCAGCAGAGCCACGGCAGTTGCACCCAGCAGCGAGCGAAAAACGGTCGGTTTACTCATTGATTAGCAGGTTAGATAAAACGTAATGCCAGCGACCGAAGCCGGGCAATTCGTCTTTGGTGAAAAGAGCATGATATAGTTAAGGCAAAATCATCTGGATTTTACGCAGCGAAACCCAAGGTTATTACTACCACTTGTTACTTCGCCCTTACCGCGACTACCGGCTTTATAGCGAACGCAGTATTGATCGCTGCGTAAAAATGCTACCCGACGAATCGCCGACGAGCGCGAGGGTATTCCGCTGGCGGCACAATGGGCCATACTATCGCTTAAAGCCACAGATGACCGTTATGAGGTTGCAGCCGACTGGCACCCCCAAATTGTGATACTAAGGGCGCAGCCGATCCAGCCAACAACACGATGTAAATACGTCATTGAATTGTGAAGTTGTAACGTCGAGTGGACTGATTAACTAAAAGTGAGGCTGGATTTATTTTTCGTCACTTCTTCCCGCCAACCGGGTTTGTTTACCGCTTCGATGCTGCAAGTCGTCGCCCAGTGCCTCCCGACTTTGTTCGGCTATTTTTTCCAGCCGTTCAACAATATCGGGGTGTTGCTCACGCACATCGTAGCGGTCACCGGGGTTACGCCGAAGGTTGTAGCGTGCCATCGGAAAAGCGTAGTTTTCGTCGGTCTTGCCGCGTAAACCACCTCGGACGGTTAAGATGATGACTGGCAGCATTACCAAAGGGCTCCGGGGAGTTCATGAGCAGGATAGTAGGGGTAACTACGTAGTAAGAGTGTTTCCTGACCAAATACCCTTGCTTACTTTACGATTATTTTACAAAAATTATAAAAACAATACCACAACAGAGCTCAATTTCGCTAACTTATCAAGAAATGATTACCTGATCGATCTTTAGTACGACTAAGGCTATACAGTCAAATAACCTGTTCATTTTAGTCAAATCAGTTTTCATTTTTTACCTCAACGAACCACGTATATGATACAGCAGCGAAGAAACAACACTGTTTATACCGGAATCGCCTTGTCAATTTACACGCTCCTGATTGGTTTGGCAGTAGCCTGTAGCCAGCGAACGCAGGCCACTCAGTCAGGCCAGGCAACCAGCCAATCCCCAATTGAGGGGGAAGTTTTTACGGTTGTGGAGGTACCTCCAAGTTTTCCGGGTGGCAATGCCCGGCTCAGCAGCTACCTACAGGAGAATTTGCGCTATCCTGAAGCAGCTATAAAAGCGAAAGTTCAGGGTAAAGTATTCGTCTCATTTCTGGTGATGAAAGAAGGTACTATACGGGATGTAACTATTTTAAAAGGCTATAGCTATGGCATTAATGAAGAAGCGATCCGCTTAATACAGGCCATGCCAACCTGGGTACCCGGCAAGCAGGCTGGCCACGCTGTAAATGTAAAATATAACCTGGTTGTTCCTTTTGAATTAGCCAGTCTAAAATAAGCTGGTCGACTTTATTGTACGAACCTTAACGACGAATACCCGTCCCTTTCGTTTGGAGACGGGTATTCGTCGTTAAGCCGATTAAGTCTGGTAGATAAGATACTGTATATCAGCTACAAGCAATTGACAACCCCGTATTAGTTATTATCCTTAAAAAGACAGAAAAATAAGTTTAACCATGTCGAGTAAAGACCTTATTAAACGAAATCTTATTAATTACAAGATCACTATATATCAATTTATTATCCTTATTTGCGCAAAAGCAACCGCTTACATGTTCAAATTATAATAAACTCCTGATCTGTATACATGAACACAAATGCCATTGTCATTTGGCTCACTGGCTTATCGGGGGCTGGGAAAACAACGATTGCTCAGGAGCTGGTCCGGCAGTTATCCCGGCAGGGCGTTAAAGCCTGCAACCTGGATGGGGATCAGCTGCGAAAGGGGTTAAATGCCAATTTATCCTACAGTGAAGCCGACCGGACCGAGAACGTCAGGCGGACGGCGGAAGTAGCGAAACTAATGGCCGACAACGGAATAGTGCCCATTGTATCCCTGATAAGTCCTACCCAGGCGATGCGATCCTTAGCCCGGTCTATAGTATCCGACCACCGTTTTGTGCTCGTTTATGTCAATGCGCCCTTAGCCCTTTGCGAACAGCGGGACGTAAAGCAGCTTTATAAAAAAGCCAGACTAGGCCTCGTCACCCAGTTTACAGGAATTGACGCAGCCTACGAAGCACCCCACGATTACGATATCGAACTGCTGACCGCCTATCAGGATGTACTAACCTGCACGGCCTCTATTCAGCAATATATAACTCATGCTTACTCAACAATTGATCAATAAGCACCTTCCTACCCGGATTGGCCAACGCTGGAGACGCCTGAAGACCCAGACCTGGGGTCGGCTCACGGCTGGCTGGCGTAAGATGCCTGATTTTCTGATTATTGGCGCTCAAAAGGCCGGCACGACGTCTCTGTTTCATTACCTGGCTCAGCATCCTGATCTGGCCATGCCCATTGACAAAGAAATTCATTATTATGATGTCAACTACCAGAAAGGTATAAACTGGTATAAACAGTATTTTCCCCTGCGGTCCAGTGCCAGCTGTTCCGGGGAAGCAACCCCGTATTATCTATTTCATCCATTCGTGGCGAAACGCATAGCCCACGACATGCCGGGGGTCAAACTAATCGTCTGTTTACGCGATCCGGCGCTACGCGCTTTTTCCCACTATCAGATGATGAAACGCTTCGGCATCGAATGGCTGACGTTTGAAGAAGCCATCGAGCAGGAGCCGGTTCGATACCAGCAGGGGCTAAGGGCCTTGACCATTGACCCATTGAAGCGCAGCCCCTTCCATCAGGATTTCTCTTATCTGTCCCGGGGGAAGTATGCCCGGCAGATTAGACAATGGCTTACGTATTTCCCTCGTGAGCAGTTTCTGTTCCTTTCCAGTGAGGAACTAGCCCGGCATCCGGCCCAGGCTCTGACACGGGTTTATACGTTTTTAGGCATACGCGCCCTGTTACCGACTGATCTCAGCCATCAGAACAAGGGGGATGCCGGTAGCATAAACCCCGAACTCCTCACCAGACTAAGAGCCTACTACCAGCGCGACCGTAAAGCAACCGAACAACTAACGGGTTTAAACTGGACGGACTAACGATGCAGCCAAAGCGTATTTTATTTACTTTAGGAATGCACCGTTCGGGCACTTCGCTGTTAGCCAGCTGGCTGCAGGACTGTGGCTTGTTTATCGGAGAAAACCTGCTTCCGGCCGCCATTGGCAACAAGAAAGGCCACTTTGAAGATGTTCGGTTTCTTAACCTCCACCAGCGTGTACTTGGAGAACTTAGTCCCATCAAACGCTGGTACCAGCCGACTGTCGATTTCACTCAGGTTGCCCGCCAGCTTATTCAGGATAACAACCGTCGGCATAACCAATGGTCCTGGAAAGACCCCCGTACCTGCCTTCTGCTACCAGCATGGGAATCCTTATTACCCGACGCCAAAGCGATCATTATATTTCGGCATTATGCTCAGGTAACCGATTCATTAATTCGTCGACTACAGGAGATCAACCGGACTCGTAAAAACAGGCTTATTGCTGCCTGGAACCGGTGGACCCGGCGGTACGAAAGTGCGGCCTTCGCCGATGAATGCCTTTTGCGGTGGATTACTTATAATGAACATATCCTCGACTATGTGGCGAGGAAAGCCACTGGCGACTATGTGGTGGTGGAAGTATCCTCCCTTGTCCGGCATGATCGGGCCATTTATCAGCGATTAGTTGCGGACATGGGTTTTGTATTGACCTTCAGGCCGCTCACCGGCGTCTTCGATGGCCAGATGATCCGAACGGACGTCGAGAACCAACTACCCTGTTCGCCCCACCTGCTCCGTAAAGCCGACGCCATCTACCAGCAGCTTCAGGCTCTGGAACTGGCAACGTTGACCGGCGGTGCCAATTCACGACTAAGGACATTAGATGTATGAATCGGTTGGATTCAGTCAACCCTCGGCCCCTGGTGTCCATTATGATGCCGGTCCGCAATATGGGTGGTAGCATTGATCGGGCCATCGCTTCGATTTTGTTGCAGACATACCCTCACTGGGAGCTTCTCATTATTAACGACGGCTCGACCGACCATACCCAGGCCGTGGTCAGCAGCTTTACCGACAACCGAATTCGCTGGGTATCCGATGATAACCAGCACCTGGGTATTGCAAACCGGCTCAATCAGGCGATTGCGCTGAGTCGTGGGGCTTATCTGGCCCGTATGGATGCGGATGATGTGGCCTACCCGGAGCGGATTGAAAAACAGGTAGAGTTTTTACACAAAAACTCCACGATTGACCTCTTAGGAACATCCTTTGTTCGGGTTGATGCCCAGGGCGAAGTAAGAAATGAAGCCCTATGCCCCCGCGAGCACGCTCAGATCTGTCAGAAGCTATGGATGGGGTTTCCTCTATCCCATCCCACCTGGATGGCTCGGGCGAACTGGTTTCGGGAATGGGGCTATCGAAAGCGGTTCTTCAATTATGGCGGAGAAGATATCGATATACTTTTCAGAAGTTACCGAAGCAGCCGGTTTGCCTGTTTGCCGGAGATACTGCTGGCGTATAACCATGCCATTACCCTGCGCAAGTCGTCTATCTCCTTCTTACTGCTGTTCAGTATACTCTGCCGCCATCGGCTTTGGTACCAAGCTTTACTGTGCGCGCTTATTATTCCAGTCCGAACGGTAATTGTCGTGCTGGTTAGTAATATAAGTCCAACAGTGTACAGCTACATTGCCAGTAGACGTAAAAAAGCGTCGGTAGCCACCAACGAACGCTGGCGCCAGTTACAGTCGGCGCTGTCGGCCTGGCTGTTTAAAAAGCCAGCGGAGTCAATTAACCGGTAGCACCGGCCCGGCTTACGGACTTATGGCTACTAACCCTAGTTGGGGTGTGAAGCCGTTACGGCGTGTTTTCAGTTAGAACGTGGCATGCCAATCGCACCAGAACCCGTAATTAAGTGCCTTAGGCAGGTTAAAATAATCGTGCCGATGCCGGTGCAGTATCTTTTTTGCCGTATCGTAATCACTCCATGTACCCGCCAGCCATTCTCCAAAAGGTCCTGATGAGCCGGGAGTAAAGCGATGGCCAACGGTTTTATACAGATGCTGCCTTAACTGTATGCCATGAAGTTTCCGGACAACCTTTTGCAGCAGCTGCGTTGAGTCTTTATAGAATTTATCGCTGTCAGTTAACACAGCTAACGAAGCCTGATCTACCAATTTAAAGCGCTGATAGCCCAAACGGTGCAGGCTGTCTAATGTGCGCTGAGCGTCCTGGTCACTAAGCGACTCGGCATCTCCAATACATTCCGATTCTACGGAAATATAGGTGGGTAGCTCCTGCAAAGGCACTAGAGTCTGTAAACAGCGGTCATCGTAGCCTTCAATATCGATCTTGCAGTAATGAGGTACACCATACTCCTCAAAAATGGAGGCCAATGTCCTGGACTGGACCGATACAGTGTCTTTTAGACTGGCGTGCCGGTTGGCAACATCAACATTCAGCGAATTCCAGATTGACTCCTGGCTTATGTTGAACAGAACCATTTCGTGATCTACATCCGAGATGGCGTAGTGCAGGGGAATAAACTGGTTTGTGTCGATATACTTTTTAAAGCGTTCTTTAGCTGTGTTAATGGAATGGATATCGGCATCAATACCAATAACCCGGAACCCTTTAGCCAGGTAAAAATTAGTGTCCTGCCCCTGATGCATGCCCACATCAATAATCAAATTCGAACTCATAATGCTTTGTATATTAAGTGTTACGTAATTATACTAGAATTATATCGCTAGCAGGCGTATATATACCTAATTTAATTTTAGATAACAAATTACTGATTATCAGAATGCATCATCAATCCATTAACATGCTTATAAAAAACTATCATTGGGGTTTTGACACGTATCTGTCAGGCATACTTTTCGCATTTATTTAATGGGTATAAAACAACAAAGCCGCAATCTGTCGATTGCGGCTTTGTTATGTGCCGAAGGCGAGACTCGAACTCGCATGTCCGTAAAGACACACGCCCCTGAAACGTGCGTGTCTACCAATTTCACCACTTCGGCAGGTACGCTTCCCCGTGTTGGGAGTGCAAAGATAAGACGCGAAACCCCGATTGCACAAGGTTTTTTGTTAAATTTTTTCTGCTTTATCGCGTAAACATCATTCGCTCACCCGGCTGGTCAGTCATGAAACGGCCATTTTCATACACGAGCCTGCCCGAAACAATCGTATGCGTTACACTCGCACCGAACGTATGCCCTTCCAACGGCGACCATCCACACTGATACAGAATGTTTTCCTTTGCTACTGTTATAGGCCGGACCGGGTCAACCAAAACAAGATCGGCCCAGTAGCCCTCACGGACATACCCGCGCCGGTCGATCTGGAAACAGTCGGCGGGGGCGTGGCTCATTTTACGAACAAGGGTTTCAATCGAGAGTTTACCCTGCTTCACGAAATCCAACATGAGCAATAGTGGATGCTGTACCAGTGGTAAACCGGCCGGTGCCTGCCAGTAATGCTGCTGTTTTTCGGCCCAGGTGTGGGGCGCGTGGTCGGTTGCGATAATGTCGAGCCGGTCGTCCAGAAGCCCGGCCAGTAAGGCTTCTTTGTGATACGGAGCTTTAATAGCGGGATTGCACTTGATCTGGTTGCCCAACCTGGCATAGTCTTCGCTGTCGAACCAGAGGTGATGCACACATACTTCGGCTGTTATACGCTTTTCGGTCAGCGGAATATCGTTTCTGAACAGCGCCAGTTCATCGGCGGTGGAAATGTGCAGAATATGCAGGCGGGTATTGTGCCGCTTAGCCAGTTCAACAGCCAGGGAAGACGACCGCAGGCAGGCTTCTTCGTTCCGAATCAGCGGATGAAGTCCAGCCGTTGCCTGTTCGCCGTATTCGGCCTTATAATGCTCTGCATTCGCCCGAACTGTAGCTTCGTCCTCACAGTGGGTAGCAATGAGCATCGGACTTTCCTTAAATAATTGGTCCAGCACCTGTTCATTATCGACAAGCATATTCCCCGTCGATGAGCCCATGAATACTTTAATGCCACACACATCGGCGGTGTTGGTTCGCAGCACTTCGTCGAGGTTATCATTCGACGCCCCCATGAAAAAAGAGTAGTTAGCCAGCGATGTTCTGGCTGCAATGGCGTATTTATCGGCCAGCAATTCCTGAGTCAGCGCATTAGGCACGGTATTGGGCATTTCCATAAAACTGGTAACACCCCCGGCTACGGCCGCCCGCGCTTCCGACCCAATTGTGGCTTTGTGCGTCAGGCCCGGCTCCCGGAAATGCACCTGATCATCAATTACACCCGGTAGAAGGTAATTGCCACCAGCGTCAATGATTTTATCAGAATGAGCATCCGACAGGCCTGAACCCAGTTTGGTGATGAATCCGTCCTTGATCAGAACATCGGTTTCAACAACGCGACCTTCGTTTACCAATCTGGCATTGCGTATTAATAATTGACTCATATCAGAGAATTCCGTTCAGTAGCAAACGCTAATCTATAAATCCGTTTCACATTACCTTCTTCGTGCCTTTTCTCACTCAGCAGGCGTTTCTTGTTGTAAACTTAACGACAAAAATAAATCCATTTGTCGGGCTGACAGACTAAATCTTAAGAACGTCTACAGGCAACTCTGAGTCATTCTGAATTTTGGTGATTTAGCCAAAAGGCGCTGCTCGATACACCTGGTTGGTGCACCGGACAGCGCCTTTTGGGACGAAGCCGGGTTATCAGTTCCTGCTTCTCGCCCTAGTGTCGTGTTCTCAAGCCCGACATCTGGCAGGTTTACCGGCGTTGGGCTCTGTAACTATGACCGAGTATCCTAGTCGGTTACCGGTGTGATTAAGGCTAGACTATTCCGTAAACTCCGGTCGGGGACCGGACAACGTCACGACATAGTCACAGACTATCGTTTAATTATTTTTCAACAAATAGCGGGCTGCTTCCTTAGCAAAATACGTCAAAATAACGTTAGCCCCCGCCCGCTTAATAGCCATCAGTGACTCCATCATAGCGCGTTCTCCGTCGAGCCAGCCGTTCTGCGCTGCTGCCTTGATCATGGCATACTCGCCACTCACGTTATAGGCTGCAATGGGCAGATGGAAATTATCATTCAGCAGTTTAATAATGTCCAGATAAGCTAAAGCAGGTTTTACCATTAGGAAATCGGCTCCCTCTTCGAAGTCGAGCTGGGCTTCAATGAGGGCTTCCCGGCTGTTGGCGGGGTTCATCTGGTACGTTTTTTTATCACCGAACTTCGGCGCCGAGTCTAGGGCGTCGCGAAAAGGGCCATAAAAAGCACTGGCGTACTTAGCGGCATACGACATAATGGCAACGTCGTGAAAACCACCTTCATCCAGCACTTGACGCAAATAGCCCACGCGGCCATCCATCATATCCGACGGACCAATAATGTTGGCACCCGCCTGCGCCTGAGCCAAAGCCATTTTACCCAATACCTCAAGCGTTGGGTCGTTCAGGATTTTTCCGTTTTCCACTATGCCATCGTGCCCGTCGGAACTATAGGGGTCCATGGCAACGTCGGTCATGATAACCACCTCGGGAAAGCGCTCTTTAATAGCCCGGATGGCGGTCGGATACAGGCCATCGGGGTTATAGCTTTCCGTGGCGTACTTGTCCTTGCGGGATTCGGGAAGGTTAGGAAAGAGGTCGAACGTTTTAACCCCAAGGTCTACGCACTCCTGAATTTCGTTGAGCAGCAGATCCAGCGAGTACCGATAAATACCCGGCATAGACGATACTTCCGAACGGAGGTTCTGGCCTTCCATAATGAAGACCGGCAAAATAAAATCAGTGACCGACAGGCGGGTTTCCTGTACCATGTCGCGGATAACGGCCGATTGGCGGTTCCGACGCGGGCGACGTATTAAGTTCATTGAGTTTTGTGAAGTAGATGAAGCGGCTTAAGTAAGTGGAGTAGGTGTAGTGGGTGCAGTACGTGTAATGAGCTGAATATCCATGACTCATTATACGTACTGCACCCACTACACCTACTCCACTTACGTCACTCACTACACAATTAATTTAAAGCCTTCGCCGTGCACATTAACAAGCTGAACTGCGGGATCTTCCCGGAGGTACTTGCGCAGTTTTGTCACGTACACATCCATGCTTCGGGCGTTGAAGTACGAATCGTCTCCCCAAACCATTTTCAGGGCAAAACTACGACTGACCGGTTGATTCAGGTTTTGTGCCAGCAGTTTTAATAACTCCGATTCCTTACTGGTTAGTTTCTGAGGAGCTAATTCCTGATCATTCAATGAGGCATTGTCCGCAGTACGAGAAAGAAGTTGATGCGGATAATCGAACGAAAACGAGCCAATTCGGTAGGTAGTGGGTTCGGCCGATTCGGTGGAGCGCTGGTACCGACGCAGAATGGCCTGAATCCGGAGCAGCAGTTCCTCCATACTAAAGGGTTTGGTCATATAATCATCGGCCCCGGCCTTAAACCCCTGAATGGTATCTTCCTGCATGGATTTGGCCGTCAGGAAAATGATGGGCACGTCGCGGTGATCCATCCGGACTTCCTTCGCCAGTGTGAATCCGTCCTTCTTAGGCATCATCACATCGAAAATACAGAGGTCGTACTTACCCGCCATGAATAATTGCAACCCCTGGTTCCCGTCGATAGCCCGATCGGTTGGGTAGCCTTTCATGGTCAGGTACTCCTGTACTAACTGCCCCAGGTTGGGGTCGTCTTCAACAAGTAAAATCGTTGCCATAATTTCAGTAATTAGTGAAGTAGATGAAATGAGTGAAGTGTGTCTGCGAATTCGTTTTCACTACTCCACTTATTTCCTTACTTCACTACTAAATCTTGTGTATACGGTATAATGACTTCAAATGAACTGCCTTTGCCGGGTTGGCTGTCGACCATAATCTGGCCGTGGTGTTCATCGACCATTTTTTTCACATAGCTCAGACCCAGGCCAAAGCCTTTTACATCGTGCCGGTTGCCGGTAGGTACCCGATAAAATTTCTCAAAAATTCGGTTGGTTTGCTCTTTCGTCATGCCCACGCCCCGATCAGCGACCGTAATGCTTACCCCCGGCAGCGTAGAAGCCGCACCGGGCACCGCCGATGTATCGGGCAAACTACGCGTGCTGATGGTGATGTGCGGGCTTTCGGGTGAGTACTTCAGGGCATTATCGAGGAGATTATAAATGATGTTTGTCAGGTGAAGTTCATCCGCTTCCACCACTTCACGGTCGGCATCGAAATGCAGGTCGACTTCGCCCCCGCGCTGCTCAATTTGAAGCCCCACGTTGTTCAGTACTTTTTCGATAACGTCGTGCACGTTTACGGGCGACAGATTAAGTTTTATCTCACCCCGATCCAGCAGCGCCATTTGCAGCACTTTTTCGACGTGCGAACCCAGCCGCCGGGTTTCGTCCCGGATAATACCCATGTACCTCGACAGGCGACCGGCCAGTTCATCGCCGGAAGAGCCGGAGACGAGCTCTTTGTTCCAGGCTCCCCGGCCCGCACTCATCTGCTCCTGCGCCATTTCTACGGCCAGCGAGATCGTCGAAATAGGCGTTTTGAACTCGTGGGTCATGTTATTAATGAAATCATTCTTGATATCGGCCAGCTTTTTCTGCTGAACGATTGTGCTGATCGCAATGTAAAAACAAGCCAGAATAACCAGAATCAGCACAACCGACGCGCCAAACGTGAACCCCAGCCGATTGAGAATAAACTGCTGCTGGGTAGGAAAATAAACATAGACATAGTTACCCCTTTCCATTAGGTTAATTGGAAAGAGGGCCGCTTTATAGCCACTTTTATCGAATTGCTGCGCATCACTTCCAAGAGAGGTGAACAGAAATTGAGGTTGCTGACGCGTTCGGACGGCGTAGGCAAACGGAATATCAATGCCCCGTTCGGACAGCGACTGCCGTAGCAACGTATCGAGTGCCAGCCGATTGATGCGTTCTTCGATCGGGCGATCCGACATCAGAAGACCTTTCAAAACGTCTTTTATCCTGTGCGATTGTTCCTCGGCCCGATTCTGACTCACACTGGCCGGGCGGGTTGGCAAACCAGGTTTTAAGGCGGCCACTCCATCTGTCGACTGTGTTTTCCGCTGTTGTGCAGCCCGACGAAGCTGGGTTTTAGCCGCCCGTCCGGACGAGTCACGCTTGGCTTGGTGTCCTATCTGGTTATTGATGCGGGTTAACTCGCTGTTCAGTACATTTTCGACCCATTGGTCAAACTGGTGTTGCTGGGCTAGTTGAGCCTGCCAGTCGCCAACTGCCATTAGTTCATCCTGCTGCCGAAAAAACTCTTCAACTACCACCATCTGTTCGGCCGAGAGCGGCCGGACGATTGGATGCAGCACATCCGACTGAACCACCATAGTACCGGCGGCCGTCATACCTGGCGGCAAACCGTACCGGGCCGCCAACTGGTCTGTTGATGACAGAGGGCGTTTGGCCTTAGCCCGTGGAGTAGCTTCCGAATGTACGGCAACGTGCTCACCAGATGCTTTAGGCACCACCCGACCTTCTTTTTTGGCAATGGCCATCAGGCGGTCCTGCTGTTCGCGGGCCCGAACGCGCTGATTGGTCTGGTAATAAACTTCCTGCCGCTCCAGTGCGCGAACCACCTCCTGCAAGGCATCCGTCACTTTATAGGCAAACTGTTCTTTCTGTAACTGTAAGGCGCTACTGATCCAGTACAATTGCAGCCCCACCAGCCCCAAAAGTCCAATGGCCATCAGTGCAACAATCCAGCGTATGCGTTGTTTCGACATTTTTTTACTCGCTCATGCAACCTTTAACCAACTTTATCATCTATAGGAAAGTGGGTTAAGCGGTTAGTAAAAGTACGAACCGACCCCGCTTCACCTTGGCTCGTTAACAAACTTTAACAAGCCCTGTATCAACCCGTTCTATCACCTGTCGTTCTTTCGTTTGAACTCGTTTATACCATGAAAAAAACAGTTTTTGCCGGATACCAGTTCGCATCGGCCCTGTTGCTGGCCGTTGTGTTCAATGGAGCTGTCCTTGCTCAGAAGCCAGACAGCCCCGCCAAAAAATCAGATAAAGGCGAAGTAAATATCCGAATTATTGAGCGCGACGGTGGTGACGTTCGGGAAATTGAACGCACTTACCGAATGGATGGCATGACGGACCCGGATCGGGATAAGCTGGTGATGAAACTGGTCGATTCCCTGAAAGCCACCCGTAAAGACGGTGGTAAACGCCAGATGACCATTATTATTGAAGATAGCGCTGGTGACCGTGTCGTCACGCGGGAGCGGGTTACCCCTAATAAA is a window of Spirosoma linguale DSM 74 DNA encoding:
- a CDS encoding two component transcriptional regulator, winged helix family (PFAM: response regulator receiver; transcriptional regulator domain protein~SMART: response regulator receiver~KEGG: hypothetical protein LOC100209308); the encoded protein is MATILLVEDDPNLGQLVQEYLTMKGYPTDRAIDGNQGLQLFMAGKYDLCIFDVMMPKKDGFTLAKEVRMDHRDVPIIFLTAKSMQEDTIQGFKAGADDYMTKPFSMEELLLRIQAILRRYQRSTESAEPTTYRIGSFSFDYPHQLLSRTADNASLNDQELAPQKLTSKESELLKLLAQNLNQPVSRSFALKMVWGDDSYFNARSMDVYVTKLRKYLREDPAVQLVNVHGEGFKLIV
- a CDS encoding Porphobilinogen synthase (PFAM: delta-aminolevulinic acid dehydratase~KEGG: bba:Bd3444 delta-aminolevulinic acid dehydratase), translating into MNLIRRPRRNRQSAVIRDMVQETRLSVTDFILPVFIMEGQNLRSEVSSMPGIYRYSLDLLLNEIQECVDLGVKTFDLFPNLPESRKDKYATESYNPDGLYPTAIRAIKERFPEVVIMTDVAMDPYSSDGHDGIVENGKILNDPTLEVLGKMALAQAQAGANIIGPSDMMDGRVGYLRQVLDEGGFHDVAIMSYAAKYASAFYGPFRDALDSAPKFGDKKTYQMNPANSREALIEAQLDFEEGADFLMVKPALAYLDIIKLLNDNFHLPIAAYNVSGEYAMIKAAAQNGWLDGERAMMESLMAIKRAGANVILTYFAKEAARYLLKNN
- a CDS encoding histidine kinase (PFAM: ATP-binding region ATPase domain protein; histidine kinase A domain protein~SMART: ATP-binding region ATPase domain protein; histidine kinase A domain protein~KEGG: rsh:Rsph17029_1559 PAS/PAC sensor signal transduction histidine kinase); protein product: MSKQRIRWIVALMAIGLLGLVGLQLYWISSALQLQKEQFAYKVTDALQEVVRALERQEVYYQTNQRVRAREQQDRLMAIAKKEGRVVPKASGEHVAVHSEATPRAKAKRPLSSTDQLAARYGLPPGMTAAGTMVVQSDVLHPIVRPLSAEQMVVVEEFFRQQDELMAVGDWQAQLAQQHQFDQWVENVLNSELTRINNQIGHQAKRDSSGRAAKTQLRRAAQQRKTQSTDGVAALKPGLPTRPASVSQNRAEEQSHRIKDVLKGLLMSDRPIEERINRLALDTLLRQSLSERGIDIPFAYAVRTRQQPQFLFTSLGSDAQQFDKSGYKAALFPINLMERGNYVYVYFPTQQQFILNRLGFTFGASVVLILVILACFYIAISTIVQQKKLADIKNDFINNMTHEFKTPISTISLAVEMAQEQMSAGRGAWNKELVSGSSGDELAGRLSRYMGIIRDETRRLGSHVEKVLQMALLDRGEIKLNLSPVNVHDVIEKVLNNVGLQIEQRGGEVDLHFDADREVVEADELHLTNIIYNLLDNALKYSPESPHITISTRSLPDTSAVPGAASTLPGVSITVADRGVGMTKEQTNRIFEKFYRVPTGNRHDVKGFGLGLSYVKKMVDEHHGQIMVDSQPGKGSSFEVIIPYTQDLVVK